A genomic region of Thermodesulfovibrio aggregans contains the following coding sequences:
- a CDS encoding efflux RND transporter periplasmic adaptor subunit, whose product MNILKTFLIIFCCFLLFSCSKSSKQKQTPSVPVVVAQASVKDVPVQITAVGNVEAYSSVTIKSRVEGQLIKANFKEGDEVRKGQLLFVIDPRPFEEAVRQAEANLLRDKAQLDFARADLERYDELIKEGLVSRQQYEKIRTNYESLKATVKADEAILNNARLQLSYCYIYSPIDGKIGSLLVHTGNMIKANDTQLAVINQIVPIFVRFSVPEQELFRIKKAMSEGMLKTEAVVKGVDASYTAQGRVVFIDNAVDVATGTVKLKAEFPNKDKMLWPGQFVNVVLTLGVKKNAVVIPYRAVQTGQKGQYVWVVKDDKTAEMREVTTGLKFGDDVTIEKGLKPGDTVVIDGQLRLTPGARVEIKK is encoded by the coding sequence ATGAATATACTTAAAACATTTCTGATAATTTTTTGCTGTTTTCTTCTTTTTTCTTGTTCAAAGTCTTCTAAACAGAAACAGACTCCCTCAGTTCCGGTTGTTGTTGCTCAGGCATCAGTAAAGGATGTTCCAGTTCAGATTACAGCAGTAGGAAATGTGGAAGCCTACTCTTCAGTGACAATCAAATCAAGAGTTGAAGGACAGCTCATTAAAGCAAACTTTAAAGAAGGTGATGAAGTCCGGAAAGGGCAACTTCTTTTTGTTATTGATCCAAGACCATTTGAAGAAGCTGTAAGACAGGCTGAGGCAAATTTATTGAGAGATAAAGCTCAACTTGATTTTGCAAGGGCTGATCTTGAAAGATACGATGAACTTATAAAAGAAGGGCTTGTATCAAGGCAGCAGTATGAAAAAATTCGCACAAACTATGAATCTCTTAAAGCAACTGTAAAGGCAGATGAAGCAATCCTTAATAACGCAAGATTGCAACTAAGTTACTGTTATATCTACTCTCCTATTGATGGAAAAATCGGCTCCCTACTTGTTCATACCGGAAACATGATAAAAGCAAATGATACTCAGCTTGCGGTAATAAATCAGATTGTTCCAATATTTGTCCGTTTTTCAGTGCCAGAGCAGGAGCTTTTCAGAATTAAAAAGGCAATGTCTGAGGGAATGCTTAAAACTGAAGCTGTTGTTAAAGGTGTTGATGCAAGCTATACTGCACAGGGCAGGGTTGTGTTCATTGATAATGCTGTTGATGTGGCAACAGGGACAGTTAAGCTAAAGGCTGAGTTTCCAAATAAAGACAAGATGCTCTGGCCCGGACAGTTTGTCAATGTTGTTTTAACTCTTGGAGTAAAGAAAAACGCAGTTGTAATTCCATACAGAGCTGTTCAGACAGGTCAGAAAGGTCAGTATGTATGGGTTGTTAAAGATGATAAAACCGCTGAGATGAGGGAAGTTACAACAGGGCTTAAGTTTGGCGATGACGTTACAATTGAGAAAGGATTGAAACCAGGGGACACAGTTGTTATTGACGGACAGTTAAGGCTCACACCAGGAGCAAGGGTGGAGATTAAAAAGTAA
- a CDS encoding response regulator, which yields MDSKIEEIQLEKKRILLVEDQDEVRDGIEELLNKYGFEVHSISSALELLERFDEYRDKFDICLSDIIMPKMNGVELYRRLKKVKPDIKFIFMTGYANNIEQVNELIKEGLSLLSKPFTIHEFLEKIRQLD from the coding sequence GTGGATTCAAAGATTGAAGAAATACAATTAGAGAAAAAGAGAATTCTTCTTGTGGAGGATCAGGATGAAGTAAGAGATGGAATAGAAGAGTTGTTAAATAAATACGGATTTGAGGTTCATTCAATTTCCTCTGCCTTAGAATTGCTTGAGCGTTTTGATGAATACAGAGATAAGTTTGACATTTGCCTTTCCGATATAATTATGCCTAAAATGAACGGAGTTGAACTTTACAGAAGATTAAAGAAAGTCAAGCCTGACATAAAGTTTATTTTCATGACTGGATACGCAAACAACATTGAACAGGTTAATGAACTTATAAAAGAAGGTTTAAGTTTACTTTCAAAACCTTTCACTATTCATGAATTTTTAGAAAAGATTAGACAACTTGACTAA
- a CDS encoding ABC transporter substrate-binding protein produces MSKSFYITTLTLFFVGIFLWFFYPPPKPPIKVGLMVSLTGSSPDLGREIRDGAFMAVEEINNGGGINGRRIELIIKDNMANSEIAKENYLEFLNEGVTAVIGPATSTIARALLPLINEHKLLAISPTVSATEFTGKDDYFITLEPCNNKFARVFGKYVREKIKPKKTLIMIDERNPVYTGDFAGSFINQIKKISSIYTLTISEKVSDFDELVNHALSYRPDFVLIITDIFNASIIIQKIRRINSHVQLGIAPWARFYGLVVFTGHFSEGVLSVDFYDQSTKKYMEFKEKFMKKFGYPPDSSVINGYNAVMIIKEAILKSAKSGSIGENILNSKFNLPLGDISINQYGDSEIEPFVIVIKNGIFERIES; encoded by the coding sequence ATGTCCAAGTCTTTTTATATAACAACATTAACTCTTTTTTTTGTAGGAATTTTTCTTTGGTTCTTTTATCCACCACCCAAACCTCCAATAAAAGTGGGATTGATGGTTTCTCTTACAGGAAGTTCACCTGACCTTGGCAGAGAGATAAGAGATGGTGCTTTTATGGCAGTAGAGGAAATTAACAATGGCGGAGGAATTAATGGTAGAAGGATAGAGTTGATTATAAAGGATAACATGGCTAATAGTGAGATAGCTAAAGAAAATTACTTAGAATTTTTAAATGAAGGCGTGACTGCAGTTATTGGTCCTGCAACAAGCACAATTGCAAGGGCACTTTTACCATTAATTAATGAGCATAAACTTCTTGCCATATCACCAACTGTTTCTGCCACTGAATTTACAGGAAAAGATGATTATTTCATAACACTTGAACCATGCAATAATAAGTTTGCCAGAGTTTTTGGAAAATATGTAAGAGAAAAAATCAAACCTAAAAAAACTTTAATTATGATAGATGAGAGAAATCCAGTTTATACAGGTGATTTTGCAGGCTCTTTCATTAATCAAATTAAAAAGATTTCTTCTATTTATACTTTAACCATTAGCGAGAAGGTTTCAGATTTTGATGAGTTAGTGAATCATGCATTAAGCTATAGACCTGACTTTGTATTAATTATAACGGATATATTTAATGCATCAATAATAATTCAAAAAATAAGAAGAATAAATAGTCATGTCCAATTGGGTATTGCACCATGGGCAAGATTTTATGGATTAGTTGTTTTTACAGGTCATTTTTCAGAAGGAGTTTTGAGCGTTGATTTTTATGATCAGTCAACAAAAAAATACATGGAATTCAAAGAAAAATTTATGAAAAAATTTGGCTATCCTCCTGATTCTTCAGTTATAAATGGATATAATGCCGTGATGATTATCAAAGAGGCAATTTTAAAATCTGCTAAATCAGGCTCTATCGGAGAAAACATTCTGAATTCTAAATTCAATCTTCCCTTAGGAGATATTAGCATAAACCAATATGGAGATTCTGAAATTGAACCTTTTGTAATAGTAATTAAAAATGGCATCTTTGAAAGGATAGAATCATGA
- a CDS encoding carbon starvation CstA family protein, which yields MNTLLVVIISTFIFSIAYRFYARYISRVFNEDDRNPTPAKTINDGVDYVPSKTLVVFSHHFSSIAGAGPIVGPVVAMLYGFYPTWLWILFGAILIGAVHDSTSIFVSLREKGKSIVEIAKKTMGRWGFTLFILFVFFMLLLVCAAFLDLTCVALTSVVKLKLLNLSDSQTLFKTIRDEKTGEVLAQIGGIASTSVIIITAFAPVMGYLLYRRNMRVFYAFVFSLIVIALSVFIGFVLPVRFSRETWMVLVSIYCFIASAIPVWIVLQPRDFINSFFLYSGIVALIVSAIIGGFKGIEVTAPSLNIAEGTAKLGPIWPILFITVACGAISGFHTLVATGTTVKQLSKESDARRVGYGAMLLEGLLSVGVIVAIGAGLTYTAYKEIVFPAGGKSNPVLAFSLSSGLFMEKVIGIPSYIGTIFGILMIEGFVITTLDTAVRLGRLILQEFWRNIFKKPPRFVFSRFFNSTVMIVSMFLLAYKNGFAVVWPVFGSANQLMAALALIAISLWLTMMHKKRLFTVLPAIFMLATTIYSLGFLLFKKFLPSGNIPLIGITIILFVLAWFVFLISLRKFIEYRRGI from the coding sequence ATGAACACGCTCCTTGTAGTAATAATCTCAACATTTATTTTCTCTATTGCATACAGGTTTTATGCCAGATATATCTCCCGAGTTTTCAATGAAGATGACAGAAATCCAACTCCTGCTAAAACAATAAATGATGGAGTTGACTATGTGCCTTCAAAAACACTGGTTGTATTTTCCCATCACTTTTCCTCAATTGCAGGCGCAGGTCCCATAGTAGGTCCTGTTGTTGCAATGTTATATGGATTTTATCCCACATGGTTGTGGATTTTATTTGGTGCAATACTCATAGGAGCAGTTCATGACAGTACTTCCATATTTGTTAGCTTAAGGGAAAAAGGTAAATCCATTGTTGAGATAGCAAAGAAAACAATGGGCAGATGGGGATTTACTCTGTTTATTCTCTTTGTATTTTTCATGCTTTTGCTTGTCTGTGCTGCTTTTCTTGATCTTACCTGTGTTGCTTTGACATCTGTGGTAAAACTTAAACTGCTCAATCTTTCTGATTCACAGACACTTTTCAAAACCATAAGAGATGAAAAAACAGGAGAGGTTTTAGCACAAATCGGAGGAATTGCCTCAACTTCAGTGATAATAATTACAGCCTTTGCACCGGTTATGGGATACCTTCTATACAGAAGGAATATGAGAGTATTTTATGCTTTTGTTTTTTCTTTAATTGTAATTGCCTTATCAGTTTTTATTGGCTTTGTCTTACCTGTAAGATTTTCCCGTGAAACATGGATGGTGCTTGTTTCCATATACTGTTTTATTGCCTCTGCAATTCCTGTGTGGATAGTGCTTCAGCCAAGAGATTTTATCAATTCTTTTTTTCTTTATAGTGGTATAGTTGCTTTAATAGTTTCAGCAATTATTGGAGGATTTAAGGGAATAGAGGTTACAGCACCATCATTGAATATCGCTGAAGGCACTGCAAAACTCGGTCCTATCTGGCCTATTCTCTTCATAACTGTTGCCTGTGGGGCAATAAGCGGATTTCATACTCTTGTAGCAACAGGCACAACTGTAAAACAGCTTTCAAAAGAGTCTGACGCAAGAAGAGTAGGGTATGGAGCAATGCTTCTTGAGGGACTTCTCTCTGTTGGTGTAATTGTTGCTATTGGAGCAGGACTTACCTATACGGCATACAAAGAAATAGTTTTCCCCGCAGGAGGTAAATCCAATCCTGTTTTGGCTTTTTCTTTGAGTTCAGGTTTGTTTATGGAAAAGGTTATAGGGATTCCTTCATATATTGGAACTATTTTCGGAATACTCATGATAGAAGGATTTGTTATAACCACTCTTGACACAGCAGTAAGGCTTGGAAGGCTTATTTTACAGGAATTCTGGAGGAATATTTTTAAAAAACCACCAAGATTTGTATTTTCCAGATTTTTTAACTCTACTGTGATGATTGTATCCATGTTTTTGCTTGCTTATAAAAATGGATTTGCTGTAGTCTGGCCTGTTTTTGGTTCAGCAAATCAACTCATGGCAGCACTTGCATTGATAGCCATATCACTGTGGCTTACAATGATGCATAAGAAGAGACTTTTTACAGTTCTTCCTGCGATTTTCATGCTTGCAACAACAATTTATTCTTTAGGGTTTCTTCTGTTTAAGAAATTTCTTCCCTCAGGAAATATTCCTTTAATCGGGATTACAATCATTCTTTTTGTCCTTGCATGGTTTGTATTTCTTATATCATTAAGGAAATTCATTGAATACAGAAGAGGGATATAA
- a CDS encoding choice-of-anchor Q domain-containing protein, which yields MKRKGIFIIAILSLIVLSTLPSKVFSATYYVRPDGGTAKQCTGLVDKPYPGSGINQPCAWSHPFWALKIEGGLPRWRLSSGDTLIIKSGSYMMGYGAPNTGWCDRAFSWDCVLPPLPSNVRILGEGWDKGCPNPPELWATERALQIFNLTGSNKVILACLDLTDHASCADFHKNRNARCQRENPPFGHWGERGIFAKDSQNVTLQDLNIHGFAVEGIKAGRISNWRLLRVRIAGNGWSGWDGDLQEDRGSSNSGEIRFSQVTIEWNGCVETYPDRQPSYCWAQSAGGYGDGVGTGRTGGHWIIEDSIFRYNTSDGLDLLYVGVGIPNTFVELHRVQAYGNAGNQIKIGGQSLIDNSLIIGNCNYFTGKPFAPDMGDVNSGDACRAGGASVSLSAGPNNKNYVVNSTIIGEGWAMTEILCQTNDFPDAPPCKGNERLYLVNNIFYAFPNVTKVGDWPDLIGDGDPGKFTRPETIHHNLFYRVQIDVPVGVTNINADPLFVRFNDINNIDAHLKIGSPAIDRGLNVGELGGRIPNYDLEGKVRPAGAGVDLGAYEFYP from the coding sequence ATGAAAAGAAAAGGCATTTTTATAATAGCCATATTAAGTTTAATTGTATTATCAACTTTACCTTCTAAAGTTTTTTCAGCAACTTACTATGTAAGACCAGATGGCGGAACTGCAAAGCAGTGCACAGGATTAGTTGATAAACCATATCCGGGAAGTGGGATAAATCAACCGTGTGCATGGTCACATCCATTCTGGGCTTTAAAAATTGAGGGAGGCTTACCCCGGTGGCGCCTTTCTTCAGGTGATACATTGATTATCAAATCAGGAAGTTATATGATGGGATATGGAGCACCAAATACAGGATGGTGTGATAGAGCTTTCTCTTGGGATTGTGTATTACCACCACTTCCATCCAATGTGAGGATTCTGGGTGAAGGGTGGGATAAAGGATGTCCCAATCCTCCAGAACTTTGGGCAACTGAAAGGGCTTTACAGATATTTAATCTTACCGGTTCTAACAAGGTGATACTTGCCTGCTTAGATTTAACAGACCATGCAAGTTGTGCCGATTTTCATAAAAACAGAAATGCCCGTTGTCAACGTGAAAATCCACCATTTGGTCACTGGGGAGAGAGAGGTATATTTGCAAAAGACTCTCAAAATGTAACTTTGCAAGATCTTAATATTCATGGTTTTGCTGTAGAGGGAATTAAAGCAGGGCGTATCAGTAACTGGAGACTATTGAGGGTCAGGATAGCTGGCAATGGCTGGAGTGGTTGGGATGGTGATTTACAAGAAGATAGAGGTTCTTCAAATAGTGGAGAAATAAGATTCTCTCAAGTTACAATTGAATGGAATGGTTGTGTTGAAACCTATCCTGACAGACAGCCTTCATATTGCTGGGCTCAGTCAGCAGGTGGATATGGAGATGGAGTTGGGACAGGACGCACAGGAGGGCATTGGATCATTGAGGATTCTATCTTTCGCTATAATACTTCTGATGGATTAGATTTACTTTATGTAGGAGTAGGCATACCAAATACATTTGTAGAACTTCATCGTGTTCAAGCCTATGGAAATGCAGGAAACCAGATAAAAATTGGCGGACAGAGTTTAATAGATAATTCCCTTATCATCGGAAACTGCAACTACTTTACAGGTAAACCCTTTGCACCAGATATGGGTGATGTAAACTCTGGGGATGCCTGTCGTGCAGGAGGAGCAAGCGTTTCGTTGTCAGCAGGTCCTAACAATAAAAATTATGTAGTAAATAGCACAATAATTGGTGAGGGATGGGCAATGACAGAGATTTTATGTCAAACTAATGATTTTCCAGATGCTCCACCATGCAAAGGTAATGAGAGGCTTTATCTTGTAAATAATATCTTTTATGCATTTCCTAATGTAACAAAAGTTGGTGATTGGCCTGATCTAATTGGTGATGGAGACCCCGGTAAGTTCACCCGTCCTGAGACTATACATCACAATCTTTTTTATAGGGTTCAGATTGATGTGCCAGTTGGTGTTACGAATATAAATGCAGATCCATTATTTGTTCGTTTTAATGACATAAATAATATAGATGCTCATTTGAAGATTGGCAGTCCTGCCATTGATAGGGGATTAAATGTTGGTGAATTAGGGGGGCGAATTCCAAATTATGATTTAGAGGGAAAAGTTAGACCTGCTGGCGCAGGTGTAGACTTAGGTGCTTACGAGTTTTATCCATGA
- the lhgO gene encoding L-2-hydroxyglutarate oxidase, whose product MILICGAGITGLSIARELLNYGFSDITIIEKEQNLGKHASGRNSGVLHAGIYYTPDSLKAKFCLKGNRLMKQYCRQKGLTLIESGKVIVTKKESELTTLNELYRRAKLNGANVELIDEKALKKIEPYAKTFKEALFSPETAVINPQEILNTLETELSGKGVKIIKGVTLHDVKGSRTAITDRGDMEFDHFINAAGAHADRIAHMFGLAKQYRIVPFKGLYKKLNKGKSFLVRGNIYPVPDIKNPFLGVHFTKIHDGTVYVGPTATPAFGRENYKVFDDLGIETLKILWRDLSLFLSNEKFRNTAFTEMRKYFKKKFYEDVKDMIEGVSIDDLLPSNKVGIRPQLIDLNKKELVMDFLVIKDSNTIHILNAISPAFTSAFSFAEFIVKEYFMVTG is encoded by the coding sequence ATGATTTTAATCTGCGGTGCAGGAATTACAGGACTTTCAATTGCAAGAGAACTTCTAAATTATGGATTTTCTGACATAACAATTATAGAAAAAGAGCAGAATCTCGGAAAACACGCCTCAGGAAGAAACAGCGGTGTGCTTCATGCAGGAATTTACTACACGCCTGATAGCTTGAAAGCGAAGTTCTGCCTTAAAGGCAACAGACTCATGAAGCAATACTGTAGACAAAAGGGTTTAACTCTTATTGAATCTGGAAAAGTAATTGTTACAAAAAAAGAAAGCGAACTCACCACACTTAATGAACTTTACAGAAGAGCAAAGCTAAATGGAGCTAACGTTGAACTCATAGATGAAAAAGCTTTAAAAAAAATTGAACCCTACGCAAAAACCTTTAAAGAAGCTCTATTTTCTCCTGAGACAGCAGTAATAAATCCTCAAGAAATTTTAAATACCCTTGAAACAGAGCTTTCAGGCAAAGGAGTGAAGATAATAAAGGGAGTTACACTACATGATGTAAAGGGAAGCAGAACTGCTATAACCGATAGAGGGGATATGGAATTTGACCATTTTATCAATGCAGCAGGTGCTCATGCAGATAGAATCGCTCATATGTTTGGATTGGCAAAGCAATACAGAATCGTTCCATTTAAGGGGCTTTATAAGAAGTTAAATAAAGGCAAATCATTTCTTGTAAGAGGAAACATCTATCCAGTGCCTGATATAAAAAATCCTTTTCTGGGAGTTCATTTTACTAAAATTCATGATGGCACTGTTTATGTAGGACCTACGGCAACACCTGCTTTTGGAAGGGAAAACTACAAAGTATTTGATGATCTCGGCATTGAAACCCTGAAAATTCTCTGGAGAGATTTATCTCTTTTTTTGAGCAATGAAAAATTCAGAAACACAGCTTTCACAGAGATGAGAAAATATTTTAAGAAAAAGTTTTATGAAGATGTTAAGGATATGATTGAAGGAGTCAGTATTGATGACCTTTTGCCATCCAATAAAGTAGGAATAAGACCGCAGCTTATTGATTTGAATAAAAAAGAGCTTGTAATGGACTTTTTAGTAATCAAGGATTCAAATACAATTCATATTCTCAATGCCATATCACCAGCCTTTACTTCTGCCTTTTCATTTGCAGAGTTTATTGTAAAAGAATATTTTATGGTAACCGGTTAA
- a CDS encoding efflux RND transporter permease subunit, translating to MNLSQIFIQRPIMTTLLMVAIVVFGLVGYRYLPIAELPNVDFPTILVSANLPGASPETMASAVATPLEKEFSTISGLKSMNSVNAKGVTQITLEFDLNRDIDAAAQDVQTAIARASRQLPSNMPTPPTYNKVNPADMPILYFAITSPTMPLYKLHEYADTLLAQNISMVNGVAQVQIFGAQKYAVRVRIDPQKIASRGIGIDEVEQAIKKGNVELPTGTLYGNYQAFTIEATGQLFNASQYNELIIKSKEGSPVRIKDIGEAVDSVENDKLAAWYGSEGKLQRAMVLAVYRQPGTNTVKVADDVKKKVEELKKQMPASVSLHLLYDRSKSIRESVRDVQFTLLFTVFLVVMVIFVFLRRLSATVIPSVALPISIIGTFAVMYLLGYSLDNLSLMALTLSIGFLVDDAIVMLENIVRHIERGEKPFEAALNGSREIWFTILSMTLSLVAVFIPVLFMGGIVGRLFKEFAVTISVAILISGLVSLTLTPMMCSRFLRVEDQKHGRLYLALEKGFEWMVNVYKVSLSWSLKHHKLMMLGSAVILLLTIYIFVKIPTGFLPSEDKSQIFIITEASEDISFDEMVRHQLQLANIVLKEQTVRAFMTSVGPGPASPAPNNARMFIHLKPLSERPHVDKLIEQLRPKLNSIPGLKVYPQNPPTIRIGGTLTKALYQFTLSGSDLQELYHYAQILEGKMKQIPVIQDVSSNLQIKTPQLNIEIDRAKAESLGVTAEQIENALWNAFGSKWVSTIYAPNNQYQVILELKPEYQKDPSALSMLYIRSSKGELVPLNSVATVSESIGPLTVNHTGQLPSVTISFNLKPGVSLGEAVTEIQKVARTTLPDTIMTSFQGAAQAFKESFEGLWFLLIVAVFVVYLVLGILYESFIHPLTILSALPFAGFGALVTLLVFGVELNIYAFVGIIMLIGLVKKNGIMMIDFALHAQRNEGMKPQEAIYSACLIRFRPIMMTTAAALFGALPIALGIGAGGEVRQPLGLAVVGGLLFSQMLTLFVTPVFYLYMDRLQSFLRSREK from the coding sequence ATGAATCTTTCCCAGATTTTTATTCAGCGTCCTATAATGACAACTCTCTTAATGGTGGCTATTGTTGTATTTGGTTTGGTGGGATATCGTTATCTTCCAATAGCTGAACTTCCAAATGTTGATTTTCCTACAATACTTGTATCAGCGAATCTTCCGGGTGCCTCTCCAGAGACAATGGCATCTGCTGTTGCAACTCCTCTTGAGAAAGAGTTTTCAACCATCTCAGGGTTAAAATCAATGAACTCGGTCAATGCAAAAGGTGTAACGCAAATAACACTGGAGTTTGATTTAAATAGAGATATAGATGCGGCAGCACAGGATGTGCAAACAGCAATTGCAAGGGCATCAAGGCAGCTTCCTTCAAACATGCCAACACCTCCAACTTATAATAAGGTTAATCCTGCTGATATGCCAATTCTTTATTTTGCAATAACTTCTCCCACAATGCCTCTTTATAAACTTCATGAATATGCTGACACACTTTTAGCACAGAACATCTCAATGGTAAATGGTGTAGCACAGGTTCAGATATTTGGCGCTCAAAAATATGCTGTGAGAGTAAGAATAGACCCTCAGAAAATTGCAAGCAGAGGAATAGGAATTGATGAGGTTGAACAGGCAATAAAAAAAGGAAATGTTGAACTTCCAACAGGAACACTTTATGGTAATTATCAGGCATTTACCATTGAGGCAACGGGTCAACTTTTCAATGCCTCCCAATACAATGAATTGATAATAAAAAGCAAAGAAGGCTCTCCTGTAAGAATTAAGGATATTGGTGAAGCTGTTGACAGTGTTGAAAATGATAAACTTGCTGCATGGTATGGAAGTGAAGGAAAACTTCAGAGAGCAATGGTTTTAGCAGTTTACAGACAACCAGGAACAAACACTGTTAAAGTAGCTGATGATGTAAAAAAGAAAGTAGAGGAGCTAAAAAAACAGATGCCAGCCTCTGTTTCGCTACATCTTCTTTATGACCGTTCTAAATCAATAAGAGAGTCTGTAAGAGATGTGCAGTTTACTCTGCTCTTTACTGTTTTTTTAGTGGTTATGGTTATATTTGTCTTTTTAAGAAGACTATCTGCGACTGTAATTCCCTCTGTTGCTCTGCCAATCTCAATAATTGGAACATTTGCTGTTATGTATCTTCTTGGATACAGCCTTGATAATCTCTCTCTCATGGCACTTACTCTTTCAATTGGTTTTTTAGTAGATGATGCCATTGTTATGCTTGAAAACATTGTAAGACACATTGAGAGGGGAGAAAAACCCTTTGAAGCAGCCTTAAATGGTTCAAGAGAAATATGGTTTACAATTCTATCTATGACACTGTCCCTTGTTGCAGTTTTCATTCCTGTTCTTTTCATGGGTGGAATTGTAGGAAGGCTTTTTAAAGAGTTTGCTGTGACAATCTCAGTTGCAATTTTGATTTCAGGACTGGTTTCTCTAACTCTTACACCAATGATGTGTAGTAGATTCCTTAGGGTGGAGGATCAAAAACATGGAAGGCTCTATTTAGCTTTAGAAAAAGGGTTTGAGTGGATGGTTAATGTTTATAAAGTAAGCTTGAGCTGGTCTTTGAAGCATCACAAATTGATGATGCTTGGTTCTGCAGTGATTTTGCTTCTTACGATTTATATTTTTGTCAAAATTCCAACAGGTTTTTTACCAAGTGAAGATAAAAGTCAGATTTTTATAATAACAGAAGCTTCAGAAGACATATCTTTTGACGAGATGGTAAGACATCAACTTCAACTGGCTAACATTGTTTTAAAAGAGCAAACAGTTAGAGCATTTATGACATCTGTTGGTCCTGGCCCTGCATCTCCTGCTCCGAATAATGCAAGAATGTTTATTCATCTAAAACCTCTTTCAGAAAGACCCCATGTTGATAAGTTAATAGAACAACTCAGACCCAAGCTTAATTCAATTCCCGGGCTTAAAGTATATCCTCAAAATCCTCCAACAATTCGTATAGGTGGAACTCTTACAAAAGCTCTATATCAGTTCACTCTTTCAGGAAGTGATCTTCAGGAACTCTATCACTATGCCCAGATTTTAGAGGGAAAAATGAAACAGATTCCAGTTATTCAGGACGTTTCATCCAATTTACAAATAAAAACTCCGCAACTGAATATAGAGATTGATAGAGCAAAGGCAGAGTCTCTTGGTGTTACCGCAGAGCAGATAGAAAATGCGCTCTGGAATGCCTTTGGAAGCAAATGGGTATCAACAATTTATGCTCCAAATAATCAGTATCAGGTTATTCTTGAGCTTAAGCCCGAGTATCAGAAAGATCCTTCAGCACTTTCAATGCTTTATATTCGCTCCTCAAAGGGAGAGCTTGTTCCTCTTAATTCTGTTGCCACTGTATCTGAGAGCATAGGTCCATTGACTGTAAATCATACAGGACAGCTTCCTTCAGTCACGATATCATTCAATCTTAAACCAGGAGTTTCACTTGGTGAAGCAGTAACAGAGATTCAAAAAGTTGCAAGAACAACTCTTCCAGATACGATAATGACAAGTTTTCAGGGTGCTGCTCAGGCGTTTAAAGAGTCTTTTGAGGGACTATGGTTTTTGCTGATTGTGGCAGTTTTTGTAGTATATTTAGTTCTGGGAATTCTCTATGAAAGCTTTATTCATCCTTTGACAATTCTTTCTGCCCTTCCTTTTGCAGGATTTGGAGCACTGGTTACATTGCTTGTCTTTGGAGTTGAATTAAACATCTATGCTTTCGTTGGAATAATAATGCTTATTGGACTTGTAAAGAAAAATGGAATTATGATGATAGACTTTGCCCTTCATGCCCAGAGAAATGAAGGTATGAAACCACAGGAAGCAATTTATAGCGCCTGCCTTATAAGGTTTCGTCCAATCATGATGACAACTGCTGCAGCACTTTTTGGAGCTCTGCCAATTGCACTTGGGATTGGAGCAGGTGGTGAGGTTCGTCAGCCCCTTGGACTGGCTGTTGTAGGAGGCTTGCTTTTTTCACAGATGTTGACTTTGTTTGTAACTCCGGTGTTTTATCTTTACATGGATAGGCTTCAGAGTTTTTTAAGAAGCAGAGAAAAATGA